The proteins below come from a single Candidatus Zixiibacteriota bacterium genomic window:
- a CDS encoding thymidine phosphorylase codes for MITSEIIARKRDGGKLTRQEIEFILSGYLSGAIPDYQMSAFLMAVFIRGMDLEETEELTWCMLNSGKILDLGFIPGVKVDKHSTGGVGDKVSLILAPLVASCGITVPMVSGRGLGHTGGTLDKLESIPGFKTALSIEEFIEDLKHTRVSIMGQTRELVPADREIYALRDVTETVQSIPLITASILSKKLASGADALVFDVKMGNGAFMQSKETAVTLARNLIKVSKKAGRKAIALLTDMNEPLGNAVGNSVEVIEAIETLKGKGPDDILEVTLTLGSYMLILAGKAHDFHQAKELLSERIRNGEGLDKFRQLVSQQGGDPEIIEDYSLFPKTNYQIEVKSEGEGYVNTIETKEIGLAAVELGAGREKLDSDVDLDVAILIKKKIGDSVKKNEELAKILANDFEKGKKAEERIKKAYKITRQKTKRLKKVLFLMDDKEVRELPAG; via the coding sequence ATGATCACATCTGAAATCATAGCCAGAAAAAGGGATGGTGGGAAACTGACCCGGCAGGAAATCGAGTTTATCCTCTCAGGTTATCTTTCCGGAGCAATTCCCGATTATCAGATGTCTGCCTTTCTTATGGCAGTTTTCATCCGGGGAATGGATTTAGAGGAAACAGAGGAACTAACTTGGTGTATGCTGAATTCAGGCAAGATCTTGGATCTGGGGTTTATTCCCGGCGTAAAAGTAGACAAGCACAGCACCGGCGGAGTAGGAGATAAGGTCTCCTTGATCTTAGCTCCCCTGGTTGCCTCCTGTGGTATCACTGTACCTATGGTCTCCGGGAGAGGTCTGGGTCACACTGGTGGAACCCTGGATAAACTGGAGTCCATACCAGGCTTCAAAACGGCCCTTTCCATAGAAGAATTCATAGAAGACTTAAAGCATACCCGGGTTTCGATTATGGGGCAGACAAGGGAATTAGTACCAGCAGACAGGGAAATATATGCTTTAAGGGATGTCACCGAAACGGTTCAGTCGATTCCACTGATTACTGCCAGTATCCTGAGCAAAAAGCTTGCCTCAGGTGCTGATGCGCTCGTGTTTGACGTGAAGATGGGGAATGGCGCTTTTATGCAATCTAAAGAGACTGCTGTGACATTAGCCAGGAACCTGATCAAGGTGAGCAAGAAGGCCGGAAGAAAGGCAATAGCCCTGCTCACCGATATGAACGAGCCTTTAGGAAACGCAGTGGGGAATTCAGTAGAGGTTATAGAAGCGATAGAAACCCTGAAGGGTAAAGGACCTGACGATATCCTGGAAGTTACCTTAACTCTGGGCTCCTATATGCTGATCCTGGCTGGAAAAGCTCATGATTTTCACCAGGCAAAAGAGCTGCTTTCAGAAAGAATCAGAAATGGCGAAGGCCTGGACAAATTCAGACAACTGGTATCCCAGCAGGGAGGGGACCCAGAGATAATCGAAGATTATTCCCTTTTTCCCAAGACGAATTATCAAATCGAAGTTAAATCTGAGGGGGAAGGCTACGTCAATACCATAGAAACAAAAGAAATAGGGCTGGCGGCAGTGGAGTTAGGCGCAGGCAGGGAAAAGCTTGACTCAGATGTGGATCTGGATGTGGCGATTTTGATAAAAAAGAAAATCGGTGATTCAGTAAAAAAGAATGAGGAGCTGGCAAAAATCCTGGCAAACGATTTCGAAAAAGGGAAAAAGGCTGAGGAGAGAATTAAGAAAGCATACAAAATCACCAGGCAGAAAACTAAAAGATTAAAGAAGGTTCTGTTTTTGATGGATGACAAGGAGGTAAGGGAACTACCTGCGGGTTGA